Within the Gammaproteobacteria bacterium genome, the region TGAACAAAATCCGCGTTCCGGTGAAAATCTTCACCAGTCATTCCGGGTACAGGATATACAAACTGGGCGCCTTTCTGTCTCTGCACAAATATCTCGTTCAATATCCGGGAGACGGCCTGATTGTTTTTGCCCTGTCTCCGGCCCAGAGAAAGACGTTTCTTGAACTCGGATGCAACCCCTCCGAAGTTTTTGTTACACCAAACGGCGCCGATCACCGCAGATTCAACTTCCGCGAAACGCCGCTGCACAAAAACCGCAGCATCTATCTGGGAAGCATTGACCACAACAAAAGACAGCACCTCTACCAGGCGATTGATTCCGTTGATTTTGTCGGGCCTCACGACAACAAAAAATTCGACAAAACGCGTGAAAACTATCTGGGAGAGTGGGGGCGCGCCACCCTCTACGAGCATTTGTCGGATTACGCCAACCTGGTCATCCTGAGCAAAGTCGAAGTGGGCGCCCCGCTCGTCGTCCTGGAGGCGCTGGTCTGCGGGCTGGGCGTGGTCGTCAGCACCGCCGCATCGGGCAATCTAGACACGAAACTGCCGTGGATTACCGTCATCCCGGACGAAAAGATAACCGATGTCGCCTTCGTCGAGGCCGAGATTGCGCGCAACCGTGAAATATCGCTGCGCCACCGCGAACAGATACGCGAATACGGCATCGGGAATTTCTCCCAGGAGAAACTGGTGCCCCGCTACGCGGATTTGTGCCTGAAACTGCACGCCGAAAGAACCGCGCGGCAGATTCCCTCCGACCGCAAGACGGCCACTCACCGCAGGCTGCGGTATTTACTGCCGGCCTTGCCGTCTCTCCTTTTTGTTTATGTTCCTTACCACCTGATTTTCAGATCGCTTCCCTACAGAATCCGCTGTTTATTCCGGTGACAAGCCGTGCCTGAAACGCAAAGCGAAATTTCAAGAAAGCGCCCGTCGGTCGCGGTGCGCGTCGGCGGGGTCGTGCTCGGCGGCGGGCATCCGGTCGCGGTGCAGTCCATGACCAGCACCGACACCGCCGATGTGGAAAAAACCGCCGCGCAAATCGCTGAACTGGCCGCGGCCGGCTCGGAACTGGTACGAATCACGGTCAACAACGACGCGGCGGCGCGCGCGGTGCCGCGGATTGCCGAGCGTCTCGCGGCGAAGAATGTCGCGGCGCCGCTGGTCGGCGACTTCCACTTCAACGGCCACAAACTGCTGCGCCAGCACCCCGAATGCGCCGAACACCTCGACAAACTTCGCATCAACCCGGGCAATGTCGGGCGCGGCGCGCGCCGCGACCCGCAATTCGCGCAGATGATTGAAAGCGCCTGCCGCTTCGGCAAGCCGGTGCGCATCGGCGTCAACTGGGGCAGCCTCGACCAGGACCTGCTGAAACGCAGACTCGACGACAACGCGGCGCTGCCGCAGCCGCATTCGCTCGAGGCCGTCACGCGCGCGGCGCTGATTGAGTCGGCGCTCGACAGCGCGCGCCGCGCCGAGCAACTTGGCCTGGCGCACGACCGCATTGTGCTGTCGTGCAAGCTCAGCGATGTGCGTGAACTCGTCCGCGTCTATCGCCGCCTCGCCGCGCTGTGCGACTACCCGCTGCATCTCGGCCTGACCGAGGCCGGCCTCGGCAGAAAGGGCGTCGTCGCGTCGGCGTCGGCGCTGGCGATACTGCTGCACGAAGGCATCGGCGACACCATCCGCGTCTCGCTGACGCCGGCGCCGGGCGAAAGCCGCACCGAAGAGGTGCTGATCGCCCGCGAAATCCTGCAAAGCCTCGGACTGCGCTCGTTCGCGCCGGCCATCACCGCCTGCCCCGGCTGCGGGCGCACGACCAGCGACCACTTCCGGCAACTGGCCGGCGACATACACGACTACCTCGAACGCAAAATGCCGGAATGGAAAGACAAGCACCGCGGCGTCGAGAACATGAAAGTCGCGGTGATGGGCTGCGTCGTCAACGGCCCCGGCGAAAGCAAGCAGGCCAACATCGGCATCAGCCTGCCGGGTTCGGGCGAGCGCCCGGCGGCGCCGGTCTATATTGACGGCAAGCGCAGCGTAACGCTGTCCGGCGACAATCTGGCCGAGGACTTCAAGCGCCTGATTGACGAATATGTCGCCGCAAACTACCAATCCTGAATCATGGCAAAGCGGCGTGCCTGAAACCGGTATCCCGGACAACCCGCCGCGGCAATCCCTCACCTGGGCACTGATTGGGCAGGCTTACGCGCCGGTGTCCATACCGCCCAAAGGCTGGGGCGCGGTGGAAAACATCATTTGGAGTTACAAAACTTGGCTTGAAAAGCTCGGGCACAAGGTGGTGATTGTCAACACGGATGACCGGCGGAAGATTATTGACACAATCAACCGGTGCCGACCCGATATCGTGCATGTGCATCAGCATAATTTCGCCGATATTCTGAACAAAATCCGCGTCCCGGTGAAAATATTCACCAGTCATTCCGGGTACAGGTTGGGCAAACGGGCCACCTGGGGGTCTCTGCAAGAACATTTCGTTCAATATCTGAAAGACGGCTTGTTTTTCTTTGTCCTGTCTCCGGTCTGGAGAAAAGTGTTTCTCGACTGCGGATACAACCCCGATGAAGTCTTTGTGACACTGAACGGCGCCGACCACCGCAGATTCAGGTTCCGCAAAACGCCGCTGCATGAAAATCGCAGCATCTACCTGGGGCAGATCACGGTCAACAAGAAACAAAGCCTCTACCAGGCGATTGATTCGATTGATTTCGCCGGCCCTCTGAGTGATGACAAAAAATTCGACAAAACGCACAAAAATTATCTGGGAGAATGGACGCGCGACACTCTTTACGAGCATTTATCGGACTATGCCAACCTGGTCATCCTCAGCAAAGCCGAAGTCGCTGCCCCGCTCGTCGTCCTGGAGGCGCTGGTCTGCGGGCTGGGCGTGGTCGTCAGCACCGCCGCATCGGGCAATCTAGACACGAAACTGCCGTGGATTACCGTCATCCCGGACGAAAAGATAACCGATGTCGCCTTCGTCGAGGCCGAGATTGCGCGCAACCGTGAAATATCGCTGCGCCACCGCGAGCAGATACGCGAATACGGCATCGAGAATTTCTCCTGGGAGAAACTGGTTCCCCGCTACGCGGATTTGTGCCTGAAACTGCACGCCGAAAAAGCCGCGCGGCAGGGCTTTTCCGCCCGCAGCGCGGACACCCTCCGCAGGCTTCGGTATTTGCTGCTGGCACTGCCGTCTCTCTTCTTTCATGCGGTTCGCCGTCTGATTTTCACATCACTCCCCCGCAAAATCCGCCGCCTGTTCCGGATAGAAAACCATGCCTGAAATCAATAGCCCGGACAACCCGCCGCGACCATCCCTGACCTGGGCGCTGATCTCGCCGGTCATTGACGGCTCCATGCCGCCCAAAGGGCAAAGTTCGATAGAAACCATTGTGTGGGACTACAGCACCTGGCTGAAAAAACTCGGGCACGAGGTGGTCATCATCCACACAGACGACCGAAGCAGGATTATTGACACAATCAACCGGTGCCGGCCCGATATCGTGCATACGCATGCTATCCAGCTTGTGTACCTCCTGAACAATATCAGCGTTCCTGTGAAAATTTATACCATACATCAACCCGAGACGGACGAATCATGGAAAGGGCAGGTATTCGTTTATATCAAAAACACACTTGCTCAATACCTGAAAACCGGCCTGTATGTCTTTGTCATGACCCCGGCCTGGAGAAAGGTGTTTCTCGACCTGGGATACAACCCCGCCGAAGTCTTTGTGGTGCAGAACGGCGCCGACCACCGCAAATTCAAATTCCGCAAAACACCGCTGCATGAAAACCGCAGCATCTATCTGGGGCTTGTCACGCGCCGCAAGAGGCAGCACCTCTACCAGGCGATAGACTCGGTTGATTTCGTCGGGCCATACCATGACAGCGAATTCGACAGATCGCGCAAAAATTATCTCGGAGCGTGGACACGCGACACTGTCCATGAACACTTGTCGGATTACGCCAACCTGGTCATCCTGAGCGAATCCGAGATTGCCGCCCCGCTGGTCGTTCTGGAGGCGCTGGTTTGCGGGCTGGGCGTTGTCGTCAGCACCGCCGCATCGGCCAATCTGGACACGAAACTGCCGTGGATTACCGTCATCCCGGACGAAAAGATAACCGATGTCGCCTTCGTCGAGGCCGAGATTGCGCGCAACCGTGAAATATCGCTGCGCCACCGCGAGCAGATACGCGAATACGGCATCGAGAATTTCTCCTGGGAGAAACTGGTTCCCCGCTACGCGGATTTGTGCCTGAAACTGCACGCCGAAAAAGCCGCGCGGCAGGGCTTTTCCGCCCGCAGCGCGGACACCCTCCGCAGGCTGCGCTATTTGCTGCCGGCTCTGCCGTCTCTCTTCTTCCATGCGGCTCGCCACCTGATTTTCAGATGGCTTCCCTTCAGGATTCGTCGCTTGTTCCGGTGAACACCAAGGCGGCAACAACTCACCAGTCGCCGTACAAATACTGAAGCAGCGCAACACCCGCGGCGACGGCGGTTGCGACGCGCAGAATGCGCGGCCCCAGTCCGGTCGGCCTGAAACCGGCCTCCGCCGCGCGGCGGACTTCGTCGTCGCTCAAACTGCCTTCCGGGCCGACCAGCAGGTGCGCGCGGCGCGGCCTGGCGCGCACCGTGTCCGGAATGGCGTCGGCGCCGGGGTGCAGCACGAACGCCGGTTCATCGCCGGCGACGGGCGGCAGCGCCGCCAGATCAACCGGCTCGGCCAGTTCCGGCAGCGCGACGCGGCCACTTTGCTCGCACGCGCCGATGACGATGCCGCGCCAGTGGCGAAGCCGTGCGGCGCCGCGCACCGGCGCGCTGCGCGATGTCACCAGCGGCTGAATGCCGGAGACGCCCAGTTCGGTGGCTTTCCGGATTGCGGAGTCCATGTAATCGCTCTTGCACAGCGCCAGATACAGGCGCACATCCAGCGCCGGTTCGGCGGACGGCGCGAGCCGGCTTTCACAGCGGATGGCGCTCGCGCGGCGCGACACCGACTCGACCCGGCACAGAAACTCGTCGCCGAGATGATTGAAGACGCGCACCATGCCGCCCGCGCGCATCCGCAGAACATGAAGCAGATGGTGATGGGCGCCGTCCGCGACCTCAAGCCCGGCGCCCTCGCCAAGGCGTTGTTCCAGGTAAATGCGCGGCAGATGCTCCGCCGCGCGTTCCGCGCCGGCGGCGCCCGGACGGGCCGCGGATGCCCGCAGCGCGCGGCGCGCGGTCAATAGCGGTAGTGGTCGGGCTTGTACGGGCCGTCCACCGGCACGCCGATGTAGTCGGCCTGTTCGGCGGTCAGTTCCGTCAGTTTCGCGCCGACCTTGTCCAGGTGCAGGCGGGCGACCTCCTCGTCGAGTTTCTTCGGCAGCACATGGACGCCGCTGTCGTAGCCACCGCCGTTTTGCCACAGTTCAATCTGCGCCAGCACCTGGTTGGTGAAGGAGTTCGACATCACGAAACTGGGGTGGCCGGTGGCGCAGCCGAGGTTGACGAGCCGCCCCTCGGCCAGAAGAATCAGATGCTTGCCGTCGGCGAAGATGACATGGTCCACCTGCGGCTTGATGTTCTCCCAGCGGCAGTTCTTCTTCAACGAGGCGACATCAATCTCGTTGTCAAAATGGCCGATGTTGCAGACAATCGCCTGGTCTTTCATGCGCTGCATGTGGTCGTACGAAATGACGCGGTAGTTGCCGGTCGCGGTGACGAAAATATCCGCCGTGTCGGCGACATCGTCCAGCGCCACCACGCGGTAGCCCTCCATGCACGCTTGCAGCGCGCAAATCGGGTCCACCTCGGTCACCAAGACGCTGCAACCCTGCGCGCGCAGCGACTGCGCGCAGCCCTTGCCGACATCGCCGTAGCCGCAGACAACGGCGGTCTTGCCGGCGATCATCACATCGGTGGCGCGCTTGATGCCGTCGAGCAGCGATTCGCGGCAGCCGTAGATGTTGTCAAACTTCGACTTGGTCACCGAATCGTTGACATTGAACGCCACCGTCTTCAGCAGGCCGCGGCGCTGCATCTCGTAAAGCCGTTTGACGCCGGTCGTGGTCTCCTCGGAAACCCCCTTGATGGACGCCAGCAACTCCGGCCTGCGCTCGCAGACAAAGCCGGTCAGGTCGCCGCCGTCGTCGAGCAGCAGGTCGGGCGCCCAATCGCCGGGGCCTTGCAGCGTCTGCTCGATGCACCACCAGTATTCCGACTCGCTCTCGCCCTTCCACGCGAACACCGGAACGCCGGTGGCGGCGATGGCCGCCGCCGCGTGGTCCTGGGTCGAGAAGATGTTGCACGACGACCAGCGGACACTGGCGCCCAGTTCAATCAGCGTCTCGATCAGCACCGCGGTCTGTATCGTCATGTGCAGGCAGCCGGCGATGCGCGCGCCTTGCAGCGGCCTGTCGCCGGCGTAACGCTCGCGCAGCGCCATCAGCCCCGGCATCTCGGTCTCGGCAATCGCAATCTCCTTGCGCCCCCACCCGGCGAGGGCGATGTCGGCGACGCGGTGGTCTTCTTTCAGGTTTTCTGCCGGTTGGTTCATGTTTTCCCCCTTTGGTTGGTTATTTGCGCGCGCCTGGCAGCGCGTCGCGCAGCAAGTCGGCCTTGTCGCGGCGCTCCCATGTGAAATCCTCGTCGCGCCTGCCAAAATGGCCGAAGGCGGCGGTGCGCCGGTAAATCGGGCGCAGCAAATCCAGCGCGTCAATGATTCCCGCCGGACGCAATTTGAAGTGCTCTCGTACCAGTCTCTCAATGCACACGTGATCAATGGCGCCGGTGCCGAAAGTCTCGACGCTGACCGAAGTCGGTTCGGCGACGCCGATGGCGTACGAAATCTGCACCTCACAGCGTTCGGCAAGCCCCGCCGCGACGATGTTCGCGGCGACATGGCGCGCGGCGTAAGCCGCCGAACGGTCCACCTTGGACGGATCCTTGCCGGAAAAGGCGCCGCCGCCGTGGCGCGCCATGCCGCCGTAGGTGTCCACGATGATCTTGCGCCCGGTCAGTCCGCAGTCGCCGTCCGGCCCGCCGATGACAAAGGCCCCGGTCGGGTTGATGTAATAGCGGGTGGCGGATGAAAGCCACTTCTTCGGCAGCACCGGGTTGATAATCGTCTCCATCACCGCTTCCTTAATCCGGGACTGCTTCACACCCTCGTCATGCTGTGTCGAGAACACCACCGCGTCAATGCCGACGGGGCGGCCGTCTTTGTAGCGAAAGGTCAACTGCGCCTTGGCGTCCGGGCGCAGCCACTGGACGGCGCCGTTTTTTCGCACTTCGGAGTGCTCCCTGACAAGGCGGTGGGCGTAATCAATCGGCGCCGGCATCAGCGCGTCGGTCTCTCTGGTGGCGTAGCCGAACATCAGCCCCTGGTCGCCGGCGCCCTGGTCGTCGGCGGCGTCGCGGTCCACGCCCTGGGCGATATCGGGCGACTGCTCGCCCAGCAGCGACATCACCGCGCAGGTGTGCCCGTTGAAGACGAGTTCCGGGCGGTCGTAACCGATGTCGTTGACGACCTGCCGCACAACCGCCTCGTAATTAACGCCCACCGGCGCGCTGATCTCGCCGGCCAGCACCACGCGGTTGTCCTTGACCAGCGTCTCGCAGGCGACGCGAACGCCGCGCCGCGCACCGGACGGCGCGGCTTCAAGCACCGCGTCCAGAACCGCGTCGGAAATCTGGTCGCAGATTTTGTCCGGGTGCCCTTCGGACACCGACTCTGAGGTGAAAAGTTTCTCCATGGCGGGAACAAACCGGGCATTATACCAAGCACACGCGCCGGGTCATCCGCCGCGCGGCTTGAAAGGGCGCGAAAAGCGGCGTATGCTACCCGCCTCACCCGGAGCGACGACCCCATGGCGGCAAAAACAACCCCGGTCTGCGAGTTCGGCCTGGCCGCCGCGGACTTCAGCCTGCCCGGCACAGACGGCAAAACGCACGACCTGCGCGGCTGCATGGGCGACAACGGCCTGCTGGTGATGTTCATCTGCAACCACTGCCCGTTCGTCAAGGCGATACAGCGCAAACTGGTGCGCGACACCAACGACCTGCTGAAACACGGCATCCACTCGGTCGCCATCATGTCGAACGACCCCGCCGAATACCCGGAAGACTCGTTCGACAACATGAAGAAGGTCGCCAAACAATTCGGCTACCCGTTTCCCTATCTCTACGACGAAAGCCAGCAGGTGGCAAAAACCTACGGCGCCGTCTGCACGCCCGACTTCTTCGGCTACAACAAGGACTGCAAACTCCAGTTTCGCGGGCGCCTCGACGACAGCGGCCCGGTGAAGACCGGCGACAACGCGCCGCGCGAACTCTACGAAGCGATGAAGCAGGTCGCCGAGACCGGGCGCGGCCCGAAAAAACAGACACCGAGCATCGGCTGCTCAATCAAGTGGCGGCGCTGACCGGCGCCGGGCTTGTTCCGCCGGTTTCAGATTAAAGCCGCCGGGCCGTTTCTCCGGCGCCGGTGCAAACGATTGCGGCGCTGACCGGCGCCGGGCTTATTCCACCAGTTTCAGATTGGGGCCGCCGGGGCGTTTCTTCGGCGCCGGCGCCGAGGATTGCCGCGCCGGCGATTGCGGTTGCGGCGGTTGCGCCGCCGGCGGCTGCGCGCCGGACGACGGCGCCTTGTCCGACAGCATCATGCCCTGCATGTTCTCGCGCGCGTAAATCATCAGCACCGCGTCCAGCGGCACCACGACCATCTCGGCGCGCCCGCCGAAACGCGCGCTGAAAGAAACCGCCTCGTCGTCCATCACAAAATCGCGCACCGCGTCCGCCGAGATGTTCAGCGTAACCAGGTTGTTCCTGTCGTGGCCGGGCGGCATCCGCACGCCGGGGTGCAGCAGATTGAAGACAATGTGCGGCGTGCAGCCGTTGTCCACAATCCACTGGTGGATCGCGCGAAACAGATAGGGCCGCCGCGAGGTCAAGGCCGCAGTTTACCGGGGCGCGAGGTCGGCCTCGGCTTCGGTCAGGCTCAGGCGGAACGAAGGCCGCTCGAAAATCCGCTTGGCGTACTGCCACACCGGCTTGAGCCGCCTGTTGGAGGCGTAGGTGATGTTCAGCGGCGGCAGGCGCCACAGAATCGAGGCGAGGCTGCAATCGAGCAGGCTGAACTCGTCGTTCAGGAAATAGCGGCTCGACTGGAAGATGGAGACCTGCGACAGCAGCGCCTCTTCCAGCACCTTCCGCGCCTTGTTGGCGACCTTGCGGTTTGACGACTGC harbors:
- a CDS encoding glycosyltransferase, coding for METILWDYKTWLEKLGHKVVIINTHDRGEIIDTINRHQPDVVHLHQHDLADVLNKIRVPVKIFTSHSGYRIYKLGAFLSLHKYLVQYPGDGLIVFALSPAQRKTFLELGCNPSEVFVTPNGADHRRFNFRETPLHKNRSIYLGSIDHNKRQHLYQAIDSVDFVGPHDNKKFDKTRENYLGEWGRATLYEHLSDYANLVILSKVEVGAPLVVLEALVCGLGVVVSTAASGNLDTKLPWITVIPDEKITDVAFVEAEIARNREISLRHREQIREYGIGNFSQEKLVPRYADLCLKLHAERTARQIPSDRKTATHRRLRYLLPALPSLLFVYVPYHLIFRSLPYRIRCLFR
- the ispG gene encoding flavodoxin-dependent (E)-4-hydroxy-3-methylbut-2-enyl-diphosphate synthase: MPETQSEISRKRPSVAVRVGGVVLGGGHPVAVQSMTSTDTADVEKTAAQIAELAAAGSELVRITVNNDAAARAVPRIAERLAAKNVAAPLVGDFHFNGHKLLRQHPECAEHLDKLRINPGNVGRGARRDPQFAQMIESACRFGKPVRIGVNWGSLDQDLLKRRLDDNAALPQPHSLEAVTRAALIESALDSARRAEQLGLAHDRIVLSCKLSDVRELVRVYRRLAALCDYPLHLGLTEAGLGRKGVVASASALAILLHEGIGDTIRVSLTPAPGESRTEEVLIAREILQSLGLRSFAPAITACPGCGRTTSDHFRQLAGDIHDYLERKMPEWKDKHRGVENMKVAVMGCVVNGPGESKQANIGISLPGSGERPAAPVYIDGKRSVTLSGDNLAEDFKRLIDEYVAANYQS
- a CDS encoding glycosyltransferase family 4 protein; translated protein: MPEINSPDNPPRPSLTWALISPVIDGSMPPKGQSSIETIVWDYSTWLKKLGHEVVIIHTDDRSRIIDTINRCRPDIVHTHAIQLVYLLNNISVPVKIYTIHQPETDESWKGQVFVYIKNTLAQYLKTGLYVFVMTPAWRKVFLDLGYNPAEVFVVQNGADHRKFKFRKTPLHENRSIYLGLVTRRKRQHLYQAIDSVDFVGPYHDSEFDRSRKNYLGAWTRDTVHEHLSDYANLVILSESEIAAPLVVLEALVCGLGVVVSTAASANLDTKLPWITVIPDEKITDVAFVEAEIARNREISLRHREQIREYGIENFSWEKLVPRYADLCLKLHAEKAARQGFSARSADTLRRLRYLLPALPSLFFHAARHLIFRWLPFRIRRLFR
- a CDS encoding 16S rRNA (uracil(1498)-N(3))-methyltransferase, which encodes MTARRALRASAARPGAAGAERAAEHLPRIYLEQRLGEGAGLEVADGAHHHLLHVLRMRAGGMVRVFNHLGDEFLCRVESVSRRASAIRCESRLAPSAEPALDVRLYLALCKSDYMDSAIRKATELGVSGIQPLVTSRSAPVRGAARLRHWRGIVIGACEQSGRVALPELAEPVDLAALPPVAGDEPAFVLHPGADAIPDTVRARPRRAHLLVGPEGSLSDDEVRRAAEAGFRPTGLGPRILRVATAVAAGVALLQYLYGDW
- the ahcY gene encoding adenosylhomocysteinase, coding for MNQPAENLKEDHRVADIALAGWGRKEIAIAETEMPGLMALRERYAGDRPLQGARIAGCLHMTIQTAVLIETLIELGASVRWSSCNIFSTQDHAAAAIAATGVPVFAWKGESESEYWWCIEQTLQGPGDWAPDLLLDDGGDLTGFVCERRPELLASIKGVSEETTTGVKRLYEMQRRGLLKTVAFNVNDSVTKSKFDNIYGCRESLLDGIKRATDVMIAGKTAVVCGYGDVGKGCAQSLRAQGCSVLVTEVDPICALQACMEGYRVVALDDVADTADIFVTATGNYRVISYDHMQRMKDQAIVCNIGHFDNEIDVASLKKNCRWENIKPQVDHVIFADGKHLILLAEGRLVNLGCATGHPSFVMSNSFTNQVLAQIELWQNGGGYDSGVHVLPKKLDEEVARLHLDKVGAKLTELTAEQADYIGVPVDGPYKPDHYRY
- the metK gene encoding methionine adenosyltransferase — its product is MEKLFTSESVSEGHPDKICDQISDAVLDAVLEAAPSGARRGVRVACETLVKDNRVVLAGEISAPVGVNYEAVVRQVVNDIGYDRPELVFNGHTCAVMSLLGEQSPDIAQGVDRDAADDQGAGDQGLMFGYATRETDALMPAPIDYAHRLVREHSEVRKNGAVQWLRPDAKAQLTFRYKDGRPVGIDAVVFSTQHDEGVKQSRIKEAVMETIINPVLPKKWLSSATRYYINPTGAFVIGGPDGDCGLTGRKIIVDTYGGMARHGGGAFSGKDPSKVDRSAAYAARHVAANIVAAGLAERCEVQISYAIGVAEPTSVSVETFGTGAIDHVCIERLVREHFKLRPAGIIDALDLLRPIYRRTAAFGHFGRRDEDFTWERRDKADLLRDALPGARK
- a CDS encoding thioredoxin family protein, with the protein product MAAKTTPVCEFGLAAADFSLPGTDGKTHDLRGCMGDNGLLVMFICNHCPFVKAIQRKLVRDTNDLLKHGIHSVAIMSNDPAEYPEDSFDNMKKVAKQFGYPFPYLYDESQQVAKTYGAVCTPDFFGYNKDCKLQFRGRLDDSGPVKTGDNAPRELYEAMKQVAETGRGPKKQTPSIGCSIKWRR
- a CDS encoding ClpXP protease specificity-enhancing factor is translated as MTSRRPYLFRAIHQWIVDNGCTPHIVFNLLHPGVRMPPGHDRNNLVTLNISADAVRDFVMDDEAVSFSARFGGRAEMVVVPLDAVLMIYARENMQGMMLSDKAPSSGAQPPAAQPPQPQSPARQSSAPAPKKRPGGPNLKLVE